A window of the Dermatophagoides farinae isolate YC_2012a chromosome 2, ASM2471394v1, whole genome shotgun sequence genome harbors these coding sequences:
- the LOC124490825 gene encoding mitogen-activated protein kinase 14-like has translation MKPDFVRIDLGNSIWEVPNRYENLHILGSGAYGLVCSAYDKIGNQNVAIKKISNPFQTAIHAKRTYRELKLLKHMDHENVIGLLDVFTSGNALDNFREVYLVNQLMSSDLNRIIKAQKLNDDHIKLLVYQILRGLKYIHSAGVIHRDLKPSNIVVNENCDLKIVDFGLARQSETEMTGYVATRWYRAPEVMLNWMHYNSTMDIWSVGCIMAEMITGRPLFPGSDHIDQLLKIMKLCGTPDEEFMRKITSQEARNYINTLPPMKKKIFKDEFPAADSLAINLLEKMLELDFDKRLTAEQALGHSYLADYSDPSDEPASDPFDDSFEEQNLSVMEWKKLIYNEILAFEPKSINQ, from the exons atgaagcCTGATTTTGTACGAATCGATCTTGGTAACAGTATTTGGGAGGTGCCAAATCGTTATGAAAATCTACATATTCTCGGTTCAGGTGCTTATGGTTTAGTATGCTCCGCATATGACAAAATCGGAAACCAAAATGtggcaatcaaaaaaatttccaatccATTTCAGACAGCCATACATGCTAAACGAACTTATCGTGAATTAAAACTTTTGAAACACATGGATCATGAAAATGTCATTGGCTTATTGGATGTTTTCACTTCTGGAAATGCTTTGGATAACTTTCGAGAAGTTTATCTtgttaatcaattgatgagtTCGGATTTGAATCGGATAATTAAGGCTCAAAaactaaatgatgatcatataaaATTATTAGTGTATCAAATTTTACGTGGTCTAAAATATATCCATTCCGCTGGAGTTATTCATCGG GATTTGAAACCAAGTAATATAgtggtgaatgaaaattgtgatCTCAAAATCGTAGATTTTGGACTGGCTCGACAATCTGAAACTGAAATGACTGGATACGTGGCTACACGTTGGTATCGAGCTCCTGAAGTAATGCTTAATTGGATGCATTATAATTCCacaa tGGATATTTGGTCGGTTGGATGCATTATGGCCGAAATGATCACCGGCAGACCATTATTCCCCGGCAGCGATC ACATTGaccaattgttgaaaatcatGAAATTATGTGGTACACCAGATGAAGAATTTATGAGAAAAATAACTAGCCAGGAGGCTCGAAATTATATAAATACATTACCtccaatgaagaaaaaaattttcaaagatGAATTTCCAGCTGCTGATTCTCTAG caatcaatttattggaaaaaatgctTGAACTAGATTTCGACAAAAG GCTTACAGCTGAACAAGCTTTGGGTCATTCATATTTGGCTGATTATTCTGATCCAAGTGACGAACCTGCTTCAG atccatttgatgattcgtTTGAAGAGCAAAATTTATCCGTAATGGAATGGAAAA AATTGATATACAATGAAATATTGGCTTTTGaaccaaaatcaattaatcaataa
- the LOC124490816 gene encoding activator of 90 kDa heat shock protein ATPase homolog 1, producing MAKWGEGDPRWIVEERPDATNVNNWHWTEKNASHWSKDKLKILLEGLIIEENGLGHCIIKEVSSIDGEAVANNRKGKLIFFYEWIIKCTWIGVLNGDATEYNGKLEIPNLSEENSSNDITIDVSIDDTNSAQAEVLKELVRTKGLHIIQDRMKQYIIALRDEFAKDMIKPTKLTESGSINSFQTEAQLKEKAKSELHSSKQSVSKTVISKKSDNSQTDRIETTSLKLIENFKCTAEEIYKTFTEEVFLQAFTRNKVKCEPVVGGQFSLMDGNIVGKFTHLEPNKCIRQFWRLKSWPAEHYSQVEIQIEQQSDSTKIILVQTGVPKLNVDNTEEGWKKHYFESIKRTFGFAASFY from the exons ATGGCTAAATGGGGAGAAGGTGATCCACGTTGGATTGTCGAGGAAAGACCTGATGCAACCAACGTTAATAATTGGCATTG gactgaaaaaaatgcatcaCATTGGTCAAaagataaattaaaaatattaCTGGAAGGTCTTataattgaagaaaatggCTTGGGCCATTGTATAATCAAAGAGGTCAGTTCAATCGATGGTGAAGCTGTTGCTAATAATCGCAAAGGTAAATTGATCTTCTTCTATGAATGGATTATCAAATGCACATGGATTGGAGTGCTAAATGGCGATGCTACTGaatataatggaaaattgGAAATTCCTAATCTAAGCGAAGAAAATAGTTCCAATGACATTACTATTGATGTATCAATCGATGATACGAATAGTGCCCAGGCTGAAGTTCTTAAAGAATTAGTTCGCACCAAAGGTCTCCATATCATTCAAGATAGAATGAAACAATACATTATAGCTTTGCGAGATGAATTTGCCAAGGATATGATAAAACCAACTAAATTGACGGAAAGTGGTAGCATCAATTCATTCCAAACCGAAGCCCAACTTAAAGAAAAAGCCAAATCAGAACTCCATTCTTCTAAACAATCTGTATCGAAAACAGtcatatcaaaaaaatcggaCAATAGTCAAACGGATCGAATCGAGACTACATCACtcaaattaattgaaaattttaaatgtaCAGCGGAAGAAATATACAAAACTTTCACTGAAGAAGTCTTTCTTCAGGCATTCACTAGAAACAAGGTTAAATGTGAACCAGTTGTTGGTGGTCAATTTTCGTTGATGGATGGTAATATTGTTGGAAAATTTACTCATCTTGAACCAAACAAATGTATTCGACAATTTTGGCGACTAAAAAGCTGGCCAGCTGAACATTATTCGCAAGTCGAAATccaaattgaacaacaaagtGATTCGACTAAAATCATACTTGTTCAAACTGGTGTACCGAAATTAAATGTGGATAATACAGAAGAAGGTTGGAAGAAACATTATTTTGAAAGTATTAAACGTACATTTGGATTTGCCGCTTCTTTCTATTAa
- the LOC124490804 gene encoding rRNA methyltransferase 3, mitochondrial, with amino-acid sequence MSCACWTGFLIFIERKFLNKILIKLYFCSKKKTKMFRQSQIILKSCITNHRHFSRRVVQPNVVRIIKSSENYKRQAMDNNNINPEEYSHKHVDEGFQETIAEKKVDNMDKNWTNEKISVNIPIFEKNSHTNNQFSETIIKTLIKKDKAETVMLEGKRLINDAIENNLKITHIFFSRKDDLKDIIDLKRLIEQQTTKLVKVTYKEMKTYSTLKTPPGIMAIVKKPYQDDSKVSNQESNNMPLILICDNVRDPGNMGTIIRTSAAAGIEKIILTEGCVDMWNQKVIKAAAGAHFKIPIISKIKWDDIPSILPQIFDLYIADVKHTSNTEKSCLYYHQVNYFSNNNDPSKVLVIGNEAFGLSSNCYEFAHTNNGYHLKIPLSNNSESLNSAIASAILIYEIRRQFEFASHIMD; translated from the coding sequence ATGTCTTGTGCATGCTGGACaggttttttgattttcattgaacgaaaatttttgaataaaattttgattaaattatatttttgtagcaaaaaaaaaacgaaaatgttCAGACAATCTCAAATCATATTGAAATCATGCATCACCAATCATCGCCACTTTTCTCGACGAGTTGTCCAACCAAACGTTGTGAGAATAATTAAATCTTCGGAAAATTATAAGAGACAAgcaatggataataataatattaatccAGAAGAATATTCTCACAAACATGTTGATGAAGGTTTTCAAGAAACAATTGCTGAGAAAAAAGTTGATAACATGGACAAAAATTggacgaatgaaaaaatatctgTAAATATTCCGATATTTGAGAAGAATAGCCATactaataatcaatttagtgaaacaatcatcaaaacgttaataaaaaaagataaagCTGAAACAGTAATGCTGGAAGGAAAAAGGCTAATCAATGATGCTATTgagaataatttgaaaattaccCATATATTCTTCTCTCGTAAAGATGATTTGAAAGATATAATCGATTTGAAACGTttaattgaacaacaaacaacaaaattggtCAAAGTAACTtataaagaaatgaaaacttaCAGCACATTGAAAACTCCACCAGGAATTATGGCAATCGTTAAAAAACCTTATCAAGATGATTCAAAAGTCAGTAATCAGGAAAGCAATAATATGccattgatattgatttgtGATAATGTTCGAGATCCAGGTAATATGGGCACCATAATTCGGACAAGTGCTGCAGCtggtattgaaaaaataattttaactGAAGGCTGTGTAGACATGTGGAATCAAAAAGTGATAAAAGCTGCTGCTGGTGCTCATTTTAAAATTCCTATTATTTCGAAAATTAAATGGGATGATATACCATCAATATTACCACAAATATTCGATTTATATATAGCTGATGTTAAACATACATCTAACACCGAAAAATCTTGcttatattatcatcaagttaattatttttcaaacaataatgatccaTCAAAAGTTTTGGTCATTGGTAACGAAGCTTTCGGATTAAGTTCTAACTGTTATGAATTTGCACATACAAATAATGGatatcatttaaaaataCCTTTATCGAATAATTCTGAAAGTCTAAATTCAGCTATAGCATCAGCCATTTTAATTTATGAAATACGTagacaatttgaatttgctAGTCATATCAtggattaa
- the Prosalpha7 gene encoding proteasome alpha7 subunit yields MSAIGSGYDLSASQFSPDGRVFQVEYALKAVENSGTAIALKGKDGVVLAVEKIVTSKLYEPGTNKRIFKIDQHITAAVAGLLADARTIIDRAREEARDYRSQYGLPIPIEHLKNRVAMYMHAYTLYSALRPFGCSVIFAAYDPMDGPKLFCLDPSGISWGYKGCAIGKARQAAKTELEKIKFHEMNVKNLIKEASRIIYMVHDKEGKDKQFELEMAWIGQETNGLHQWVPKPIFDDAVSHALNLLKQQSDSEDEESTS; encoded by the exons ATGAGTGCTATTGGATCAggg TACGATTTGTCAGCTTCGCAATTTTCTCCTGATGGACGTGTTTTCCAGGTGGAATATGCTCTCAAAGCAGTCGAGAATAGTGG TACGGCAATCGCTTTAAAAGGAAAAGATGGCGTCGTTCTGGCTGtcgaaaaaattgtcacATCAAAACTTTATGAACCAGGAACCAATAAAAGAATcttcaaaattgatcaacacATCACCGCTGCTGTGGCAGGTTTGTTGGCTGATGCTCGAACTATTATTGATCGAGCTCGTGAAGAGGCTCGTGATTATCGTTCACAATATGGACTTCCTATACCTATTGAACATTTAAAGAATCGCGTGGCTATGTACATGCATGCATATACATTGTACAGCGCCCTTCGTCCATTTGGCTGTTCTGTTATATTTGCTGCATATGATCCAATGGATGGTCctaaattattttgtttggatCCTTCTGGTATTTCTTGGGGTTACAAAGGTTGTGCCATAGGGAAGGCAAGACAAGCTGCCAAAacagaattggaaaaaatcaaatttcatgaaatgaatgttaaaaatttgatcaaagaAGCATCAAGAAT tATATACATGGTTCATGATAAAGAAGGCAAAGATAAACAATTCGAATTGGAAATGGCTTGGATCGGACAGGAGACGAACGGTTTGCATCAATGGGTGCCGAAACCAATCTTTGATGATGCCGTCAGCCATGCATTAAATTTGCTTAAGCAGCAAAGTGATTCAGAAGATGAAGAATCcacatcataa
- the LOC142598226 gene encoding serine palmitoyltransferase small subunit A-like, with amino-acid sequence MPSLLTRSIDRLKHWYFVYELRTSLYMLEPWEKKLFNTILLTITASSCYLTYLFLPTYSRALLEYLGLV; translated from the exons atgccatcattattaacacgttcgattgatcgattgaaacATTGGTATTTCGTTTATGAGCTTCGAACATCTCTATACATGTTGGAACCATGggaaaagaaattattcA ATACCATATTACTTACAATTACAGCCAGTTCCTGCTATCTTACCTATTTGTTTTTACCAACATATAGCCGTGCTCTATTAGAATATTTGGGTCTTGTTtaa
- the Plc21C gene encoding phospholipase C at 21C has protein sequence MANAKSGVHVMQLKPISVPKSLIDGCKFVKWDEDTAIGVPVILKVDKKGFFLYWTDQNGETELLEISSIRDTRTGKYAKTPKNDGKLKESINIGPQEVTLEDKTLTVVYGTDFVNVNFINFCTYSKEIAQEWTNEILKIAYNLLAINASVYTFLEKAHTKLFLMSDRDRKLPVKYIMKMFANHKDDRKKIEKALESCSLSSAKNDTISLEKFDMNTFFDFYKYLIGRNEVLEIFEKICGDHTFGDIKVMTVEQFVQFLNKEQRDPRLNEILYPYANRSRGMDLIEQYEPDIQIAQKGFLSFDGFLRYLMSDDNAIIPSEKFDLNSDMDQPLSHYFINSSHNTYLTGHQLTGRSSVEIYRQCLLGGCRCIELDCWNGRSDDEPIITHGYTVVTDVPLKEVLEAIAESAFKTSHYPVILSFENHCSNKQQLAKMAKYCRQIFGEMLLTEPLPSHPLKPGVPLPSPNLLLKKIIIKDKKEHKHSRRKSKNMASNHEESNISTATSFDEVRPENTNQANIGGSNKQQNQQQQSSSSTSQQKTTDLETNVNENHSNDMNSSSDLTNKNYSCDMEDPESGDSSSDDDDVMNEEQSISTDLPVAKETTDSPFIYRSEMSQLVIYVQPIQFRAFDMAEKRNRSFEVSSFDETQSTSLLKEQPVDFVNYNKRQLSRIYPRGTRVNSSNFLPQVFWNSGCQMVALNFQTLDLGMQLNLGIFEYNGRNGYLLKPDFMRRQDRRFDPFTESTVDGIIAGTVSIKIISGQFLSDKRVGTYVEVDMYGLPADTVRRKRTKIVPNNALNPIYDEEPFVFKKVVLPDLACLRIAAFEENGKFLGTRILPFVGLRPGYRHISLRSESMQPVTLQTLFVHITVKDYIPDGLSELADALANPIAYQVEKHAKQLLSLIDEGDDVGEEPYDTTVNKPNLAYCSDSRCGEEITTMINRQSSQAEISLHSSLMMKGDSINKMELNGASKPSSKVCSPTHKMSLIRQDTLNRKMRIDDDLNVEKLSSSLESNTALLDAEPIEKLKKTKNIQKICTKIDRDILTLQKRFEKLREKIKENYIQEEDKLTPFSDKNKKLNNISKSVKKIGSRKQPSSSDGKISETEWKIKIKELQKTFSINIFNSFMEQYKEEFKAFENRYEQLCIALDKAMEDSQNSQKQYLTSLHDKEVAALMKRLDLQNKEELTVLSKCHKDKNELARIKRELQQKLIDQAVQERQRLQILLDKRKIELVEKHKKQERKLQEEKKRMLEEKQQECNQKSEHMQAQFNQCGESFFVKMFGIEECQT, from the exons ATGGCCAACGCCAAATCTGGTGTTCATGTTATGCAATTGAAACCAATATCAGTTCCTAAAAGTTTAATTGATGGTTGCAAATTTGTCAAATGGGACGAAGATACTGCTATTGGTGTTCCGGTTATTTTAAAAGTTGACAAAAAAGGATTTTTCCTTTATTGGACCGATCAAAACGGC GAAACTGAATTATTGGAAATATCCAGCATCAGAGATACAAGAACCGGAAAATATGCTAAAACaccaaaaaat GATGGAAAACTCaaagaatcaatcaacattgGACCACAAGAAGTTACATTAGAGGATAAGACCTTGACTGTCGTTTATGGAACCGATTTTGTCAACgtaaattttatcaatttttgtacCTATTCAAAAGAAATAGCTCAA GAATGGACCAATGAGATATTGAAAATAGCCTATAACTTATTGGCAATCAACGCATCAGTCTATACATTCCTTGAAAAAGCTCatacaaaattatttttaatgtCCGATCGTGATCGGAAATTACCTGTAAAATA CATCATGAAAATGTTCGCCAATCATAAAGATGAtcgtaaaaaaattgaaaaagcaCTTGAATCATGTTCACTATCATCCGCCAAAAATGATACAATTTCGTTGGAAAAATTCGACATGAATACATTTTTCGATTTCTACAAATATCTAATCGGTAGAAATGAAGTGTTGgaaattttcgaaaaaat ATGTGGTGATCATACATTTGGCGACATTAAAGTCATGACTGTAGAgcaatttgttcaatttttaaataaagaACAACGTGATCCTCGactaaatgaaattctttatcCATATGCGAATCGTTCCCGTGGAATGGATCTTATTGAACAGTATGAACCAGATATACAGATCGCTCAGAAAGGATTCTTATCGTTTGATGGATTTCTTCGTTATCTTATGAGTGATGATAATGCCATCATCCCGTCCGAAAAGTTTGATTTAAATAGCGACATGGATCAACCTTTGAgtcattattttatcaattcGAGCCACAACACTTATCTGACTGGTCATCAATTGACGGGCAGATCTTCTGTAGAAATATACCGCCAATGTCTTCTCGGTGGATGCCGTTGTATCGAGCTCGATTGCTGGAACGGTCgatctgatgatgaacctATTATTACACATGGATACACAGTAGTAACAGATGTTCCTTTAAAAGAAGTTCTTGAAGCAATAGCAGAAAGTGCTTTCAAAACCTCTCATTACCCTgtaattctttcatttgagAATCATTgctcaaacaaacaacagttGGCTAAAATGGCAAAATATTGTCGGCAAATATTCGGTGAAATGCTTCTCACCGAACCACTGCCGAGCCATCCCCTTAAACCAGGTGTACCATTGCCATCACCGAATCTATTATTAAAaaagataatcatcaaagaCAAAAAAGAACATAAACATAGTCGTCGTAAAAGCAAGAATATGGCTTCAAACCATGAAGAATCAAACATTTCCACAGCAACTTCATTTGATGAAGTCCGTCCAGAAAATACAAATCAAGCAAATATTGGCGGATCGAACAAGCAGCAgaatcagcaacaacaatcgagTTCGTCAACTAGCCAACAGAAAACAACTGATCTCGAAACTAAtgtcaatgaaaatcattcaaatgatatGAATTCTAGCTCTGATTTGACCAACAAAAACTATAGCTGTGATATGGAAGATCCAGAAAGCGGTGATTCCAGTtctgacgatgatgatgtaatgaatgaagaGCAATCCATTTCAACCGATCTTCCAGTTGCCAAAGAAACGACAGATTCCCCCTTTATATACCGATCTGAAATGTCACAATTGGTTATATACGTTCAACCCATACAATTTAGAGCATTCGATATGGCCGAAA AAAGAAACAGAAGCTTTGAAGTGTCATCATTCGATGAAACGCAGAGCACTAGTTTATTGAAAGAACAACCGGTCGATTTTGTAAA CTATAACAAAAGACAACTTAGTCGAATATATCCCAGAGGGACCCGAGTTAATTCAAGCAACTTTCTACCTCAAGTCTTCTGGAACAGTGGCTGTCAAATGGTTGCATTGAACTTTCAAACTTTAG ATTTAGGAATGCAATTAAATTTGGGTATTTTCGAATACAATGGCCGAAACGGTTATTTATTGAAACCAGATTTTATGAGGAGACAGGATAGAAGGTTCGATCCATTTACGGAATCGACTGTAGATGGAATAATTGCCGGAACAGTTTCGATAAAG ATCATTTCGGGCCAATTCTTATCTGACAAACGTGTTGGAACTTATGTTGAAGTAGACATGTATGGTTTACCCGCTGATACAGTTAGACggaaaagaacaaaaattgttCCAAATAATGCTTTAAATCCGATTTATGATGAAGAACCATTTGTATTCAAAAAAGTAGTGCTGCCTGATTTGGCTTGTTTAAGAATCGCAGCGTTcgaagaaaatggaaaatttttagGCACACGAATTTTGCCCTTTGTCGGTTTAAGACCAGGCTATCGACATATTTCTCTACGAAGCGAATCTATGCAACCAGTGACCTTGCAAACATTGTTTGTGCATATAACTGTTAAGGATTACATTCCTGATGGTTTATCAGAATTGGCAGATGCTCTAGCAAATCCGATAGCTTATCAGGTGGAAAAACATGCGAAACAGTTGTTGTCTTTGATCGATGaaggtgatgatgttggagAAGAACCATACGATACTACCGTGAACAAGCCGAATTTAGCTTACTGTTCAGATTCAAGATGCGGTGAAGAAATAACAACTATGATAAACCGACAATCATCACAAGCGGAAATATCATTACATTcttcattaatgatgaaaggAGATTCAATAAATAAGATGGAATTAAATGGAGCTTCAAAACCATCATCCAAAGTTTGTTCACCGACACACAAAATGTCATTAATCAGACAAGATACATTGAATCGCAAAATgagaatcgatgatgatctcaACGTAGAGAAGCTGAGTTCGTCATTGGAATCTAATACGGCACTTTTGGACGCTGAACCGATcgagaaattgaaaaaaacgaaaaacattcaaaaaatatgTACTAAAATCGATCGTGATATTTTGACGTTAcaaaaaagatttgaaaagttacgagaaaaaatcaaagaaaactATATTCAAGAAGAGGATAAATTGACACCATTTTcggataaaaacaaaaagctGAATAACATTTCCAAGAGTGTCAAAAAAATCGG TTCCAGGAAACAACCATCAAGTAGTGATGGTAAAATATCTGAAACTGAATGGAAAATCAAA ATAAAAGAACttcaaaaaacattttcaatcaacatttttaattcatttatgGAACAATACAAAGAAGAATTCAAAGCGTTCGAGAACAGATATGAGCAG TTGTGCATTGCATTGGATAAAGCAATGGAAGATTCTCAAAATTCTCAGAAACAATATCTAACTTCATTACATGATAAAGAAGTTGCGGCACTAATGAAACGGTTAGACTTACAAAACAAAGAAGAATTGACTGTGTTGAGCAAATGTCATAAAGATAAGAATGAACTAGCACGAATCAAACGAGAattgcaacaaaaattaatcgatCAGGCTGTTCAAGAACGACAACGACTACAGATACTTTTGGATAAACGAAAAATCGAACTGGTcgaaaaacataaaaaacaagaacGAAAATTACAggaagagaaaaaacgaatgcttgaagaaaaacaacaagaatgtAATCAAAAATCTGAACATATGCAAGcacaattcaatcaatgtgGTGAATCTTTTTTCGTCAAAATGTTTGGCATAGAAGAATGTCAAACTTGA